A portion of the Psilocybe cubensis strain MGC-MH-2018 chromosome 10, whole genome shotgun sequence genome contains these proteins:
- a CDS encoding Folic acid synthesis protein fol1, whose amino-acid sequence MTSVFALPSSSTLFFLATVLTTNSRSSKYLYRVNVLDSVHYGHLTKTISTLIKERSSEEEAGERSSGFADADDLIQAVSERAFDLAGDAASEVRVVLGVPKMILLASGFSVDTTIAKGPPHFMSSKNVSVNDIVLPVIIGVNPPEREEKQRVIINITFHENTELSQVKSPDYKQIVSGLCKEIEPTSYLTLEKFVMEIVRFCCLSSDKVAGVTARAQKPSALSFAQSSGVQITRTREIFL is encoded by the exons ATGACATCCGTTTTCGCATTACCTTCCTCGTCAACCTTGTTCTTCCTCGCCACAGTTTTGACCACGAATAGTCGTTCGTCCAAATACTTGTACAGGGTCAACGTCCTCGACTCGGTGCACTACGGCCATCTCACCAAGACGATCAGCACCCTCATCAAGGAACGGTCGTCCGAAGAGGAGGCAGGGGAGAGAAGCAGCGGGTTTGCAGATGCCGATGATCTGATACAGGCTGTCAGCGAGCGCGCGTTCGATCTGGCTGGCGATGCAGCTTCTGAAGTCCGGGTGGTTCTGGGTGTGCCGAAGATGATTCTCCTTGCCAGCGGCTTCTCTGTAGACACAACGATCGCCAAAGGCCCACCTCATTTTATGTCATCGAAGAATGTTTCTGTGAACGATATCGTCCTCCCAGTCATTATCGGCGTCAATCCTCCGGAACGAGAAGAAAAGCAACGCGTTATTATTAACATTACCTTTCACGAAAACACGGAACTGTCTCAGGTGAAATCCCCCGATTACAAGCAGATCGTCTCGGGCCTTTGCAAG GAAATTGAACCTACGTCCTATCTCACCCTCGAGAAATTCGTAATGGAAATTGTCCGGTTCTGCTGTCTCTCATCCGACAAAGTTGCGGGCGTAACTGCTCGAGCCCAAAAACCCAGCGCTCTTAGCTTTGCACAATCCTCCGGAGTTCAAATAACCCGAACACGCGAAATATTCCTGTAA
- a CDS encoding ER membrane protein complex subunit 1 has product MVSVEFYEGQKADDKIMSSSISAYSNDTLNYSVYEQAYVFPSAITALATTTTKFGITSKDLIVATANRKIQSFPRRIFDPRRPSRKMTAEDQEELLIQYDPLIPNDPKRALSHNYDVANVQKIITAPALLESTSLVFAYGLDMFLTRVTPSNTFDVLSESFNKVQLVLTVTGLLVAILVTRPMVKRKSLREKWYN; this is encoded by the exons ATGGTCAGTGTGGAGTTCTATGAAGGACAAAAGGCGGATGATAAAATTATGAG TTCGAGTATCTCGGCATATTCGAATGATACGCTCAACTACTCTGTGTATGAGCAGGCATATGTGTTCCCGTCCGCTATCACGGCTCTGGCCACAACTACGACCAAGTTTGGTATAACTAGCAAGGATCTCATCG TTGCCACAGCGAACAGGAAGATCCAGTCATTCCCTAGGCGGATCTTTGATCCTCGGCGCCCATCGCGCAAGATGACAGCTGAAGATCAGGAAGAGCTCCTCATCCAGTACGACCCTCTGATCCCCAACGATCCGAAGAGGGCGCTATCCCATAACTACGAC GTTGCAAACGTGCAAAAAATTATCACCGCTCCTGCTCTTCTCGAGTCGACTTCGCTCGTCTTCGCATACGGCCTCGACATGTTCCTCACGCGCGTGACACCGTCCAACACGTTCGACGTTTTGAGCGAGAGCTTTAACAAGGTGCAGCTTGTGCTTACAGTTACGGGTCTGTTGGTCGCGATCTTGGTGACGAGACCGAtggtgaagaggaagagcttGAGGGAGAAATGGTATAATTAA
- a CDS encoding ER membrane protein complex subunit 1 → MRLLAAISPFITLSGLLQLSHLTQSVYALHESDVGVVDWHKHLIGVPHSNAPVTAPSFVDVNLDETEKGTAIGVNGTKTVIVTTTGNNVLAVLDPEDGAVLWRHIFDAEDRVAGYYKSSTTLATLSGPGGSTLRTFSLLTGSLLLEKRLHHPANGALLEPAHLGKQVVFSREGNDSNGNQKDVLYVLTNGCEVRKLDAQSGKEMWAWKSPDQGSLTIYSDILISPSSQHIHLIGLSSSTASFTLHTTALSISSGEVIENLSGGVPSSISDPLTQFFVVRASATSKDTGKPVILWLSKSTLYYLPLPSTSSSKQFKPRPQALKNSGSAGLEKLVDVGLGKEGHVVVGRSDGSSLVLRVAEQGEEEVVAESVWEFEGSATTSTQAESMYAGGLDARGAPAVGRVWWDHAVQKASADVYTVQSEASTQQAPRPFAFAFDTQSHGVLSHVALDGPRDASSTHARVLITTTTGAVQLWSAPSSLELEPVLHWTREEGLAATVVAEFVELPEGGKGADIIARESEEGFPGRLSRQIVDAQGFPNYVVNFIKRFTSSPAPAAATVVIDYRALSNAATPPSNDSTTTLARDAFGHRQLIITATLFGKVYAIDTSTGAIVWSRVLGMGWVGRAGMGGRVIPVKLFVIRAVGDEAVTSEGDAGDVKGDPEVVLVGQRRADNSLVDTVIFHINALTGEDVLPSSKKSASDILAELGVESEGESEEAEKEKEKEEEKKDDQDNGGILEGQDIVAGPVVEVYILNAEGRKIIVLLDEFLQAYIYPSNPTAESVFARALPSLSFPLRAHVESRHRIVGHKLGLPPKDQSHFKPTAYPTWAISLPAGEEIQALLPQAPTMGHAKGSGVASVGKVLGSRKTLYKYLDERLFVVKTVARKNKVDEEGNAKTDVMCGIYVVDSAKGTIVYHAEVKASPPVPSSDAPGTPGAGAGTVRGGGCDIKTNLVENWLVYHYYEAEVAGGSVGGAKGYRMVSVEFYEGQKADDKIMSSSISAYSNDTLNYSVYEQAYVFPSAITALATTTTKFGITSKDLIVATANRKIQSFPRRIFDPRRPSRKMTAEDQEELLIQYDPLIPNDPKRALSHNYDVANVQKIITAPALLESTSLVFAYGLDMFLTRVTPSNTFDVLSESFNKVQLVLTVTGLLVAILVTRPMVKRKSLREKWYN, encoded by the exons ATGCGGCTCTTGGCAGCCATCTCCCCCTTCATCACTCTTTCCGGTTTACTACAACTATCACACCTCACTCAGTCGGTTTATGCGCTACACGAATCGGACGTCGGCGTCGTTGACTGGCATAAACATCTTATCGGTGTACCTCACTCGAATGCACCTGTCACCGCACCTTCCTTTGTGGATGTCAATCTCGACGAGACGGAAAAGGGCACTGCAATCGGGGTGAATGGAACGAAGACTGTAATCGTCACTACAACCGGAAATAATGTCCTTGCAGTGCTCGACCCGGAAGACGGCGCTGTCC TATGGAGGCACATATTCGACGCGGAAGACCGGGTAGCGGGATACTACAAGAGCAGCACCA CACTCGCGACACTATCCGGACCCGGTGGTTCAACACTGCGCACTTTCTCCCTACTCACTGGCTCTCTCCTCCTTGAAAAGAGGCTACACCACCCAGCTAATGGCGCGCTCTTGGAACCAGCACATCTCGGAAAACAGGTTGTGTTCAGTCGTGAAGGAAATGATTCTAATGGAAATCAGAAAGATGTATTGTACGTCCTCACCAATGGCTGCGAAGTACGAAAGCTCGACGCGCAGAGCGGGAAGGAGATGTGGGCATGGAAGTCGCCTGATCAGGG ATCCTTGACAATCTACTCCGACATCCTCATCTCCCCGTCCTCCCAGCATATACACTTGATAGGCCTCTCATCATCCACAGCCTCATTTACACTTCACACCACCGCCCTCTCAATCTCCTCCGGAGAAGTTATCGAGAACCTCAGCGGAGGCGTGCCAAGCTCAATATCAGACCCTCTCACTCAATTTTTCGTCGTCCGTGCCAGCGCAACATCCAAAGATACCGGGAAACCGGTGATTCTATGGTTATCGAAATCCACACTGTATTACCTCCCCCTCCCTtcaacctcctccagcaAGCAATTCAAACCCCGCCCACAGGCTCTCAAGAACTCGGGTTCTGCGGGATTGGAGAAACTTGTCGACGTCGGGTTAGGTAAAGAAGGTCATGTTGTGGTGGGGAGGAGTGATGGCAGTTCGTTGGTTCTGAGAGTCGCGGAACagggtgaagaagaagttgTTGCGGAGAGTGTGTGGGAATTTGAGGGATCG GCGACAACTTCAACACAAGCTGAGTCTATGTACGCCGGTGGTCTGGACGCGCGCGGTGCACCCGCTGTGGGAAGGGTGTGGTGGGATCATGCTGTTCAG AAAGCGTCAGCAGACGTATACACCGTCCAATCCGAGGCGTCCACACAGCAAGCGCCACGTCcttttgcgtttgcgtttgatACCCAATCCCATGGTGTATTGAGCCAC GTCGCCCTCGACGGTCCGCGCGATGCATCGTCTACGCACGCCAGGGTCCtcattaccaccaccactggTGCCGTACAGCTTTGGTCTGCGCCCTCTTCTTTAGAATTGGAACCTGTGTTGCATTGGACGCGTGAGGAGGGCCTAGCTGCTACGGTCGTCGCTGAGTTTGTTGAGCTACCGGAGGGAGGAAAAGGCGCTGATATAATCGCGAGGGAGAGCGAGGAAGGGTTCCCAGGGAGGTTGAGTAGGCAGATTGTTGACGCGCAG GGTTTCCCAAATTATGTCGTAAACTTCATCAAACGATTCACTTcctctccagctccagcCGCTGCCACCGTCGTTATCGACTACCGCGCGCTCTCCAACGCCGCAACACCTCCATCAAACGATTCCACTACCACTTTAGCCCGCGACGCGTTTGGCCACCGGCAATTGATCATCACTGCTACCCTATTCGGAAAGGTATATGCTATCGATACTTCGACAGGCGCTATTGTTTGGAGCAGAGTGCTCGGGATGGGATGGGTCGGTCGAGCGGGTATGGGTGGGAGAGTGATTCCGGTGAAGTTGTTTGTGATCAGGGCTGTTGGAGATGAGGCTGTCACGAGTGAGGGCGACGCCGGAGATGTAAAGGGAGACCCGGAGGTCGTGCTTGTTGGGCAAAGGAGGGCAGATAAT TCCCTTGTTGACACTGTTATATTCCATATAAATGCGCTCACAGGCGAAGATGTGCTCCCTTCCTCGAAGAAGAGTGCTTCGGATATCTTGGCTGAGCTTGGGGTCGAATCTGAAGGCGAAAGTGAAGAGgccgagaaagagaaagagaaggaggaggagaaaaaagacgaTCAAGATAATGGAGGCATTCTTGAAGGACAGGATATCGTTGCTGGACCAGTGGTCGAAGTGTACATACTGAATGCGGAGGGAAGAAAGATTATCGTACTATTGGACGAGTTTTTGCAG GCATACATCTATCCCTCTAACCCAACCGCTGAGTCTGTGTTCGCTCGCGCCCTCCCAAGTCTATCTTTCCCACTTCGCGCACACGTCGAGTCGCGGCACCGTATCGTCGGTCACAAGCTCGGGCTTCCACCAAAAGACCAGTCCCACTTCAAGCCAACCGCATACCCAACATGGGCAATTTCTCTCCCAGCGGGCGAAGAGATTCAGGCCCTCCTCCCACAGGCACCGACGATGGGCCACGCCAAGGGCTCGGGCGTCGCGAGCGTAGGCAAAGTGTTGGGATCGCGCAAGACCCTGTACAAGTATTTGGACGAACGACTATTCGTGGTCAAGACTGTGGCGAGGAAGAACAAGGTCGACGAGGAAGGTAATGCCAAAACGGATGTCATGTGTGGTATATATGTCGTGGATAGTGCGAAGGGTACCATTGTGTACCATGCGGAAGTAAAAGCTTCGCCTCCCGTGCCATCGTCGGACGCACCGGGCACACCGGGTGCGGGCGCAGGCACTGTGAGAGGGGGAGGTTGTGATATCAAAACGAACCTCGTGGAGAATTGGCTGGTGTATCATTATTATGAGGCAGAGGTTGCTGGTGGGAGTGTGGGCGGAGCGAAAGGATATCGTATGGTCAGTGTGGAGTTCTATGAAGGACAAAAGGCGGATGATAAAATTATGAG TTCGAGTATCTCGGCATATTCGAATGATACGCTCAACTACTCTGTGTATGAGCAGGCATATGTGTTCCCGTCCGCTATCACGGCTCTGGCCACAACTACGACCAAGTTTGGTATAACTAGCAAGGATCTCATCG TTGCCACAGCGAACAGGAAGATCCAGTCATTCCCTAGGCGGATCTTTGATCCTCGGCGCCCATCGCGCAAGATGACAGCTGAAGATCAGGAAGAGCTCCTCATCCAGTACGACCCTCTGATCCCCAACGATCCGAAGAGGGCGCTATCCCATAACTACGAC GTTGCAAACGTGCAAAAAATTATCACCGCTCCTGCTCTTCTCGAGTCGACTTCGCTCGTCTTCGCATACGGCCTCGACATGTTCCTCACGCGCGTGACACCGTCCAACACGTTCGACGTTTTGAGCGAGAGCTTTAACAAGGTGCAGCTTGTGCTTACAGTTACGGGTCTGTTGGTCGCGATCTTGGTGACGAGACCGAtggtgaagaggaagagcttGAGGGAGAAATGGTATAATTAA
- a CDS encoding putative mitochondrial chaperone BCS1-A: MALQEQEKAGELGLEIYSVSLASGHVDDSFLQRAVSSIPNTAILLIEDIDCAFTSREDEEEEELPAFPGMGVSRTTKSGVTLSGLLNVLDGVGSEEGKLFFATTNYIERLDPALLRPGRIDRKIQYKLSTKEQAEALFLRFYPPSYTLTASEASDSSITSTDSDKTEKSPTSVIIQVSDQETRLKTLASEFSLHFPEHEFSLAELQGYLLSCKKEPEIAVAELKTWVEEERKEKEERTARAEERKIKMKDKKDIKEAAKLQGSLQRLGILGNSSETPFVHVNGISAE; this comes from the exons ATGGCCCTCCAGGAACAGGAAAAA GCAGGAGAACTTGGGCTTGAGATATACTCTGTTTCACTCGCATCTGGACA TGTCGACGATTCCTTCCTTCAACGAGCTGTGTCGTCTATTCCAAACACTGCTATACTCTTGATTGAAGATATCGACTGTGCCTTCACATCCcgagaagacgaagaagaagaggaactACCTGCCTTTCCAGGGATGGGAGTTAGTAGAACAACAAAATCAGGTGTTACTTTATCTGGGTTGCTCAATGTTCTTGACGGTGTTGGAAGCGAGGAAGGAAAACTGTTCTTTGCCACAACAAACTACATAGAGAGACTGGATCCCGCACTTCTACGCCCTGGGCGTATTGATCGCAAAATCCAATACAAGCTGTCGACGAAGGAACAAGCGGAAGCTCTTTTCCTGCGTTTCTACCCTCCTTCCTATACTCTCACCGCATCTGAGGCTTCAGATTCAAGTATAACGTCCACAGATTCTGACAAGACCGAAAAATCGCCAACTTCCGTGATCATCCAAGTTTCAGACCAAGAAACAAGACTCAAAACTCTCGCATCCGAATTCTCCCTTCACTTTCCCGAACACGAATTCTCGCTTGCTGAGCTTCAGGGGTATCTTTTATCTTGCAAGAAGGAGCCTGAGATAGCTGTGGCTGAGCTCAAGACATgggtcgaagaagaaagaaaagagaaagaggagagaaCAGCTCGagcagaggaaagaaagattaagATGAAAGACAAGAAGGATATCAAGGAAGCAGCGAAGCTACAAGGATCATTGCAAAGGCTGGGTATATTGGGCAATTCGAGCGAGACTCCCTTTGTCCATGTTAATGGAATATCGGCCGAGTAG
- a CDS encoding Protein phosphatase methylesterase 1 produces MSTSASSPSSPSSSSISDPDRWIAQLKTCTHLSEPDMKKLCAMVRNILLEESNIQPVSSPVTICGDIHGQFWDLLELLRKGGDVPGTSYIFMGDFVDRGHYSLETVSLLFALKARYPDRVTLLRGNHESRQITQVYGFYDECQQKYGSATVWKTCCGVFDFLNLAAIIDGHTLCVHGGLSPDIRTLDSIRTLSRAQEIPHEGAFCDLMWSDPDDIENWAVSPRGAGWLFGGSVVKEFNHVNALSLIARAHQLVQEGYKYMFDKQLVTVWSAPNYCYRCGNMAGIMTVRDDGGQTFEVFEAAAENERDAMGAGGLGGMGGGMGMGGGFGARRGGVSVFYIFRSSFREFFADLIFL; encoded by the exons ATGTCCACATCCgcctcatccccatcctcgCCCTCATCTTCAAGCATTTCAGACCCAGATAGATGGATTGCCCAGCTAAAGACTTGCACACACCTCTCTGAACCTGACATGAAAAAACTCTGCGCGATGGTACGGAACATCCTACTGGAAGAGAGCAATATCCAACCCGTCTCGTCACCCGTCACGATATGCGGTGATATTCATGGCCAGTTTTGGGATCTCTTAGAGTTGTTGAGGAAGGGTGGGGATGTTCCCGGGACGAGTTACATCTTTATG GGCGACTTCGTGGATAGAGGCCATTACAGCCTAGAGACAGTTTCCCTTCTATTCGCGTTAAAAGCGAG GTATCCCGATCGAGTAACCCTCCTACGCGGGAACCACGAAAGCCGTCAGATTACGCAGGTATACGGTTTCTATG ACGAGTGCCAACAGAAGTACGGTAGTGCGACAGTATGGAAGACATGTTGTGGGGTGTTCGATTTCCTAAATCTTGCTGCC ATAATCGATGGGCACACACTATGCGTGCACGGAGGCCTGTCACCCGACATTCGAACGCTTGACTCGATCCGGACGCTCTCACGCGCGCAGGAAATCCCGCATGAAGGTGCTTTTTGCG ATCTGATGTGGTCAGATCCGGACGACATCGAGAACTGGGCTGTGAGTCCGCGAGGGGCAGGGTGGCTTTTTGGTGGCAGTGTGGTCAAAGAG TTCAACCACGTCAACGCGCTCTCTCTTATCGCACGCGCGCACCAGCTCGTGCAAGAAGGGTACAAGTACATGTTCGACAAGCAGCTCGTCACCGTATGGTCTGCGCCGAACTACTGCTACCGCTGCGGGAACATGGCGGGCATTATGACGGTGCGCGATGACGGCGGGCAGACGTTTGAGGTGTTCGAAGCGGCTGCAGAGAACGAGCGAGACGCGATGGGCGCTGGGGGACTTGGAGGTATGGGAGGCGGAATGGGTATGGGTGGCGGGTTTGGCGCGCGGAGAGGCggggtgagtgttttttaTATATTTAGAtcttcgttccgtgaattTTTCGCTGACTTGATTTTTCTCTGA
- a CDS encoding Folic acid synthesis protein fol1: protein MAPLDLPSSTDVVFVDTLRVSANIGRDWWGKARAQPIEITVYLHLEESYLQTSGKTDNVLDSVHYGHLTKTISTLIKERSSEDEAGERSSGFADADDLIQAVSERAFDLAGDAASEVRVVLGVPKMILLASGFSVDTTIAKGPPHFMSSKNVSVNDIVLPVIIGVNPPEREEKQRVIINITFHENTELSQVKSPDYKQIVSGLCKEIEPTSYLTLEKFVMEIVRFCCLSSDKVAGVTARAQKPSALSFAQSSGVQITRTREIFL, encoded by the exons ATGGCACCCCTTGATCTTCCTTCGAGCACCGACGTCGTGTTTGTCGACACTCTCCGCGTATCAGCCAACATCGGCCGCGACTGGTGGGGCAAAGCACGAGCACAGCCCATTGAAATCACAGTATACCTCCACCTGGAAGAATCCTACCTCCAAACTTCAGGCAAAACAGACAACGTCCTCGACTCGGTGCACTACGGCCATCTCACCAAGACGATCAGCACCCTCATCAAGGAACGGTCGTCCGAAGATGAGGCAGGGGAGAGAAGCAGCGGGTTTGCAGATGCCGATGATCTGATACAGGCTGTCAGCGAGCGCGCGTTCGATCTGGCTGGCGATGCAGCTTCTGAAGTCCGGGTGGTTCTGGGTGTGCCGAAGATGATTCTCCTTGCCAGCGGCTTCTCTGTAGACACAACGATCGCCAAAGGCCCACCTCATTTTATGTCATCGAAGAATGTTTCTGTGAACGATATCGTCCTCCCAGTCATTATCGGCGTCAATCCTCCGGAACGAGAAGAAAAGCAACGCGTTATTATTAACATTACCTTTCACGAAAACACGGAACTGTCTCAGGTGAAATCCCCCGATTACAAGCAGATCGTCTCGGGCCTTTGCAAG GAAATTGAACCTACGTCCTATCTCACCCTCGAGAAATTCGTAATGGAAATTGTCCGGTTCTGCTGTCTCTCATCCGACAAAGTTGCGGGCGTAACTGCTCGAGCCCAAAAACCCAGCGCTCTTAGCTTTGCACAATCCTCCGGAGTTCAAATAACCCGAACACGCGAAATATTCCTGTAA